ttccgtcagggctctctcagccccagcttcctcacagggtgtttgtcgtggcgaaggaagataaagaagattgtgagctgctctaagactctgaaattcagagtggagggctgaatacaaatccaatatcttcttctcccaagATGATGTGGCTCAACCCAGCAGAAATGTTCAAAGCGGTAACAAATTGGAGGGTGTCTCGGATCCTTCTGAGACACCCTCCACAGTTTATTACCGCTTTGCACATTTCTGAGAGACCCGTTGCTTAGTCCAGCACATCTTGGTTTAGCGGAGTCAGGGAGCGTGCAAAGTCCAGGTCTGAGCACGGGGTGCACTCCCAGGTTGGTAGGCCCTTGTGTCAGACACTGGGGGAGCCAGACCAAACCAAGGCCCTCTTCTATGTTCATTGAATCCACCCTGCAGTGGTATGGAGGAGATGTTAGGCCTGGTTCCAAGGAGCGGATCTGTGGCCGTGGAGTTGGAACCTTGCAGTGGAGGAGACGCTGAAACCAGCTGCTGTCCCTTTATGCCTATCCTAGAGCTTCCAGCATCCCTTCatctccccctccttttccatCCCCCTTCTAGGTGACCTTCCCTGTACGGGTCTTCAGTCTGCTTGGCGTAGAGACCCTCATTGTCACCAATGCGGCTGGGGGGCTCAACCCTGAGTACAAAGTGGGGGACATCATGGTGATCCAGGACCACATCAACATGCCGGGCTTTGCTGGAGTGAACCCTCTGGTTGGGCCGAATGATGAAAGGTAAGTGGAGGTGGGGGCGGGGCGATACTTTTCTTTATATTTTCCACACCTGGGATTCCTATGGCAGCTGTCAGCAATACCAGGAACCAAAACGACAGCAAAGCCAAGTGGAAACTCATATTAGTTCGTAGTAAAATCCAAACCCCAAATCCACTTTGGTGCTTTTTAGTTGACCGACCAAAAGACCACAACAAACTAGACAGGCTAGGAACTCTTCAACAGGCAGGGTGTgaaagcaaacaaacaacaagTGAGGGGAAGCAGAGAAGAAGACCTGCCTCCAAAGCTCCCTCCCCACATTTTTGTGTTTGGTTTTTAACAGCCGGGCCCCATTAAGAGTTTGAGAGAACTCAAAAGCTCCTCTTTTGTGTGGTCCTGATAACAGGTCTTACAGGATGTTGATTTTGGTCCTGAAGCTGCATCTCTTCAGCATTACATTGCTTGAAAAGCTCACTGGAAAAGTCCTGAATACTTTGCTTAgatcaaaatgtgtgtgtgtgtttatgtatgcatgtgtctgtccatccatccagggctttttttggtagaaaaagcccagcaggaactcaattgcatattaggccacaccccctggcatcatgattgtttcacacagggctcttctgtagaaaaagcccagcaggcactcatttgcatattaggccacacctcctgccaccaagccagctggaactgcattcctgctcaaaaaaagccatctgTCTACCTGTCTGTCTGCCTACCATCATCTGCCTgcctattatctatctatcatctgcctgcctgcctgtctataTCTGTCTGtccttctgtctttctgtctgtccctctctctctgtccctctctctctctgtcctctatgcatccatcatctatccatctcatctctctctctctcatctctctctctctctagcctattctttaatatatatatatatatacacacacaatttGTTTTTATTATCTATGAATGTTTTTAGCATTATGTTGTTAACTGCCCAGAGCCATGTGTATTCAGGGGTAGATCAGTctttaaatataaattataaataaataatagaaataaaaaattgacTGGTTTGTTAATTGAATATTCATTAACGTTCTGGTCCATCGATGCTTCCCTGTCTCTTCTTACCTtttctctttcctccccttccccaggtTCGGGGTTCGTTTCCCGGCCATGTCGGACGCCTATGACCGGGACTTGCGGAAACTGGCGCACACGGTGGCCAAGGAGATGGGCTGTTCAGGGGGGGTGCGTGAGGGGGTCTACTGTACTTTAGGAGGCCCCAACTATGAGACCATTGCTGAATGCCGCTTCCTGCAGAAACTGGGCGCCGATGCAGTGGGTCAGTGTGGGGCAGAATTATGGGGAATtatgtgggagggggaagaactGGGAGGATGGGCTTATCTCATCTCAGTTGACATGGGTTGGTCTCCCCTGGCAGCCAATAAAAGACTTAGCTGCAGCTTTGTAGGTGTGGGAACAGTGGAGATGAAAAGTGAACCAAGGCTGAAGCAGAAAGAGGGGATGTGGTTTTCTATGCCGGAGCCCACAAATTTGGGCTAGGCTTGGTTTCTAATAGACAGTAAGGCCAAGCTCTctcattccagtttggtgtagtggttaagagtggtgggctctgatctggagaactgggtttgatttctgaCTCCTCCTACACGTGCAGCcaagctgggtgactttgggtcagccgcagttctcacagagctgtttctcttaagagcagtttctgtcagagctctctcagcctcacctacctcacagcgcgtctgttgttgggaggggaagggaaaggagattgtaagctgctctcagacGCTGAGTGAAGGGCAGTATAAATCcggtttctttttctcttcttcctgtTCCACTCAGACAAAGTTGAGTTTGTTGTGTACCCACTGTCTGCCAAGGGGATCTTGCAGTTGTGGGTGGCACTTGTGTGTTTATAGCTTacaccttctctccctccctccctccctccctccgaatACTGCTTTTGTGCCATGAGATATAGTCcagtggtgctggaaaagaggTTCCCTGGGATGCTGTTGGTTTTTCAAAGAAATAGTTATACCTACGATGGAGGTCATGCTTACTAGTTAGCAGAATTACATTTCTGGGTTGTCCTTGGGGATTGCGTTTGTGTTCTTCTGTGGTACTGTCAGCTGTACCACAGTCAGACGTCTGGCAGCCACATTTTCCCTCAGAATTTCAGCAAAATCATAAAGGGTGGCCATCCTGAGCAGATGATGGGAGACAGCATGGCTGAATTGTTCCCCACGGctgaattgctgcctgaccctcaaagtggcaaacagcatttccctgggcatgtaagaaagggccacgagaactaaacactgatgcaacccttcttgccctcctcctcatgacctgcctaaattcacagaatctgcattgttATCATTGAGGAAAACTAGCTAGGCAAAGAGAAGAATTCTAGCTTGGCCTCTTCCCTCACATGCTATTTTTCAGTGGGCAGAGAGTCTTAACATTTGATGAATTCAGTCATacagtctcctccccctccaaaaaaagtggTTCAGTCCCGGAAGGTCCGTACCACACAAACCTCACGGGCAGATAACCTTCCGCTCACCTGCTTTTTCCCTCCATCTTCTAGGCATGAGCACAGTCCCTGAGGTGATCGTGGCCCGCCACTGCGGGATGCGCATCTTCGGCTTCTCCCTCATCACCAACAAAGCCATCCTAGACTACGAGACCAAGGAGAAGGCCAACCATGCCGAGGTGTTGGAGACCAGCCGCCAGAGCGCTCGCACCCTTGAAAAGCTGGTCTCCCTGATAGTGCAGCGCATTGAACGCAATAACAATGTGGCCTAGCAGCGGGGCTGTGGCGGGTCACCCACAGATCTCTCACCGGTGGGGAGATCTGTCTTCAGGCATCCAGAACTTTGCCCACATGGCCTGGGTGTGAAGACACAGCTGACTCagcctccctctcctttccccctctgAGTCCTGTGTTTCCAAATTAAGTCTTGCTACTGAGTTTTCTGCTGTATCAAATGTTTTCCCCAAACTTCCGTTCGACTGCTGCTCTGCATCTGCCGATGGGTTGTCCCCCCAAGCCTCCACGTCCGATGTTCAGCTTTTCCAATACACTGTCTTTGTGGGGAGGGTGGCATGTGGGGTGGTGTCGAACACCTTGAAGCAGGTCTCTCTTGGTCCCGCAGTGCCTCTTCCTGAAGGAGGACTCCTCCAGTGAGTTCTGTGGACCCTGGTTTCATCTTCATGCAATAAGTAAGAAAGGCTTCTTCTCACAGTCGAGGCAGTGAGATTGTTTCTGGATTGTGCCACTTCAGATGGCAGTTGcaaaaaaagaacaacaaaacCCCGCACACAGAAAGCTAGCAAGCCAGAGAGAAGACAAGGATTCAACCCTGACATGTTAGTTTTCTAGATTCAGGGATTTGTTTATAGAGTTGTATTCAGTCCTGTAAGCTTCTGATTCTCAATATGGTGCATTCCAGATGCAGGCTTTTTGTCTCTTCTGCTGTTCATGCGAAGGACTAATTTCACAGGGATCCGTTGTTTGCCTTCGGCCTTCTTTTTAAATGGTGTCTAGCGGGCTTCGTATTTAGTAGCTATCCTTCTGTGTACCAGAGGGGGGCAGCCTTGAATTCTTAGCTCAAGATTCTATGAGGCATCTGTCCAACAAGATGGTTAATGAGGAACTGGATAAGCAtatccagaggtggaattctagcaggagctcctttgcatattaggcctcaccttcctgatgtagccaatcctccaagagcttacagggctcttagtacagggcctactgtaagctcttgggggactggctacatcagggggtgtggcctaatatgcaaaggagctcctgctagaattccacctcttaACATCTCCTTCCATGGCTCATGAGATCAAGCTGTGGGTTTTTAACATCAGTCTAGAACACACCTTGTGGTTTGGACTGTCATCGGCCTTCACAAGGTGCTGAGATACCACCttgttttcattttaaattttggGACACACATACAGTTTTGGTGAGGGGGTTAACTGCCATTTCCACACGCAGGAATGGATGTTCTGTCATAGACACTCTTGAGTTCAGCCTCTCTCTGGAGTGTGCGTTGTGTGGTAGCTTttgaatgtgtgtgggggggctctgTCCttcactttcccccttcccttccctgtctGGTTTCTAACAGAACCAGAATGTCATGCTGTGACTCTTACTTCAGGGATATTGTGGTTCCTCACTCAGAGTCTTGTCTGGAACCTCTCAACCACACTTTGGTCTCCTTATACCGTAGCCCCCAACTGCTTTGAAAGACTTGGCGTCGCCGTGAAATCCTCATGGCTCTTCTCAAACGCTTTCTAGCCTAGGAAGACACCACAGACAATGGGGTGGTTGATGTGGGGCAGAGAAGGAGGCAGAGGGAAGAGCCACTGAGGAAAACGCTCTTGGGTCGGACGAACTTCACTGATAAGCTCTGGGAGGGTTGACTAGGAAATAGCCCAGTCCACCGTGCTCTTGTGCCTTTAATGGCAGCTTGATGGGCAGCTACCAGTTGTTGAAACCTTCCACTGTGTGGAAATTTAACTTTCTCGTGTGTGTATCGAAGTGGTCAAAAAGGCACAGCCACAGTAACTTTGAGGAGAAGCTAACAACCCCAACCAAGCCAGAGCTGTAAGAGACTTGAGAATCTGGCTTCCTGCAGCTTACGCTGACATTATGAATTTCAAACTGGCTCAGATATTTATGTGGAAGGACTAAGTCAAGAAGTTGCAGGTTCTATTTGGGCACTGTTTCTTAAATCTGCTGTTTCCCCCTTAAGATGGTATTCCCAGGTATTGCTTCTACCCGCTTCTGTTTTCCCTAACTTCTCTTCCCAACTTTCTTAACTTGAACCAGAGAAAAATCCTCCTAATCTTCCCAGAGCGGGTTGTCAAAACCGAGGCATTGGGGAGGGATGCGGGTGCGAGGAACGCCAGCTCATATCAGTCCAGTTGCTATGAAGGTCTCGGCAGGTTTAGAGTATGTATAGAGAGAAGTATATTTTTTTTAGAGGATCGTTAACATTCTGCACTTTTTATTTAAATGAATGGAGCCCCGgttttaagaaaaaaattataatattaattaataataataaaacgaGATGGAACAAAGTTGCACGgtttgtttatattttttttgAGCGTCTCTCGGTGGTATAGTCAAGAACTGGTGGAAGTTAGTGCTGGACCCCCATACTGCGACTACAGCTGCCATCAAGAAGCCTGCTCAGCGGTACAGAAATGTTGGGGTGACTTGGTCTCCTGAGAGATCAGGGGTCAGATCcctggaactggggaggggggatttgtgCATTTAGTGGCTACAGACATGGTTTTAGGAGAccggttcgaatccccactttgcctTTGACGTGTGCTAGATAACATTGGACTACGGTCTagtctatctcacagggttgttgtgagaggaaaaaatggaggacaggaaaagGGCAACCTACTTTGGGTATTCACTGggggaaaaggcagggtataaaggaAGTCAATCAATTTAAGCCAGAGACTCCTGTCTATTTAGATGTCATATTTTTAGCCTTTTTCTCCACCAAGGAGTCCTAGCACTTCTGTTTGATCCTAAAgtgtaggctaggctgagagggaCAGACACCTGGTGATCCTGTGGCTGGCTGACTCCAGTCCCACTGTGACAACCACCCTCTGATTTTACGGCTTAATTTCTTCCCCTTCAGGTCTCACGACTTTACCTCATTAACTTCCTGGCAACGAACAACATTGTGAGAACTGAGCTTGCTGGATCAAGACAAAAGCcccccgggggggtgggggtggaagcaaAGCTCATATTTGCAATATAACATACATACTGTGAGCACTGCTCcctttaaactgagttagtgtgagctagctcactgctttttggcctccggctcatacattttagtcttcgctcaggaaaaatagccccagagcaaactaatgccAGTAAcacatgaagtagaatttttgctcacaagacagtttgggagccagtttggtgtagtggttaagcgtgcggactcttatctgggagaaccggatttgattcccggctcctccacttgcacctactggaacggccttgggtcagccatagctctggcagaggttgtccttgaaagggcagctgctgggagagccctctcagccccacccacctcacagggtgtctgttgtgggggaggaagataaaggagattgt
The sequence above is a segment of the Heteronotia binoei isolate CCM8104 ecotype False Entrance Well chromosome 15, APGP_CSIRO_Hbin_v1, whole genome shotgun sequence genome. Coding sequences within it:
- the PNP gene encoding purine nucleoside phosphorylase: MEGQTEKRYTYEDGKKTADWLLANTKHRPKVAIICGSGLGGLADLLKDQVVFEYAKIPNFPQSTVVGHAGKLVFGNLSGKPTVVMQGRFHMYEGYPLWKVTFPVRVFSLLGVETLIVTNAAGGLNPEYKVGDIMVIQDHINMPGFAGVNPLVGPNDERFGVRFPAMSDAYDRDLRKLAHTVAKEMGCSGGVREGVYCTLGGPNYETIAECRFLQKLGADAVGMSTVPEVIVARHCGMRIFGFSLITNKAILDYETKEKANHAEVLETSRQSARTLEKLVSLIVQRIERNNNVA